One window of Solidesulfovibrio fructosivorans JJ] genomic DNA carries:
- a CDS encoding chemotaxis protein CheX: MKPTDAEVAKPFVDATKHVLTMMAQLDPKAGKPYVKKVDAATGDVSAVVGLTGDRNGSISISFSKKCAIAVVKNMLGDDIADIIQDAKDAVGEITNMISGQARAGLSQLGLNLSSSTPTVIFGDNHTISHITSGTVVAIPFTTEHGDFTLEFCFE, from the coding sequence ATGAAACCGACCGATGCCGAAGTCGCCAAGCCCTTCGTCGACGCCACCAAGCACGTCCTCACCATGATGGCCCAGCTCGATCCCAAGGCCGGCAAACCCTATGTCAAGAAAGTCGATGCGGCGACCGGCGACGTCTCCGCCGTGGTCGGCCTGACAGGCGACCGTAACGGCAGCATTTCCATCAGCTTTTCTAAAAAATGCGCCATCGCCGTGGTCAAGAACATGCTTGGCGACGACATCGCCGACATCATCCAGGACGCCAAGGACGCCGTGGGCGAAATCACCAATATGATCTCGGGACAGGCCCGGGCGGGCTTAAGCCAGCTCGGCCTCAACCTGTCCTCGTCCACGCCGACCGTCATTTTCGGCGACAACCACACCATCAGCCACATCACCTCCGGAACGGTGGTGGCCATTCCGTTCACGACGGAACACGGGGATTTCACCCTGGAGTTCTGTTTCGAGTGA
- a CDS encoding protein-disulfide reductase DsbD family protein: protein MRATKIQTLFLVLLLLSWLPITAATSRAALPEAAKPTEELLPASLETALYRLPEGDPSGKVLAVLTLVSAPGWHAYAVGPAASGQSAQASLRAGDATAVALFPPGTPQPDTLQPDKNVLVYEGKTTIFVPISETMFHAPALTGTMRVFSCSATSCWPSTLPVSIPLSGRDAQSLPPAESAPWWPLFSALRSAALAMPSAACPEPTHPGVPRHDARQDAAGKAAPSSDIPDLTPRFFTPALEVSGLLKAALLAFLAGLILNFMPCVLPVVSLKLSGLLAISGEEGKAERRRILREHNFFFALGIVLYFLLLSLVLGAFGLAWGEMFQSSALAVVVATVLFALSLSLFGVFHLPVVDLKISSGGRGHTRRGAFLTGMLTTLLATPCSGPFLGGVLAWTLLQPLPVVMTVFAAIGLGMASPYGVLAMWPRLVRFLPRPGAWMQGLEKAMAFLLAATCLYFLALLPSHRVLPALLALWATGLGAFIFGKSGHLARGRLQRLGMIAAALVITGGGLAFALTYAPAAQAQWVEYTPEAFAERLGKDNLVLDFTADWCPTCKLLERTVLTPDRLTSWSGQGKVVFMKVDLTRQTPPAMALLRALGSQSIPVAAFFPAGSEAKSPLVLRDLYTARQFEQALDEAFGKLTGKRLEAKNP, encoded by the coding sequence ATGCGTGCAACCAAAATTCAGACCCTTTTCCTCGTACTTCTTCTGCTCTCCTGGCTGCCGATCACGGCGGCGACAAGCCGGGCCGCTCTGCCGGAAGCGGCCAAGCCCACGGAGGAGCTGCTCCCGGCCAGCCTTGAAACCGCATTGTACCGCCTTCCCGAAGGCGATCCTTCCGGCAAGGTGCTGGCTGTCCTGACCCTTGTTTCCGCTCCGGGCTGGCATGCCTACGCCGTGGGCCCGGCGGCCTCCGGCCAGTCGGCCCAGGCTTCGCTCCGGGCCGGGGACGCCACGGCCGTGGCGCTTTTTCCGCCCGGCACGCCTCAGCCCGATACCTTGCAGCCGGATAAGAACGTGTTGGTCTACGAGGGCAAGACCACCATTTTCGTGCCGATTTCCGAGACCATGTTCCATGCCCCGGCCTTAACCGGCACCATGCGGGTCTTTTCCTGTTCGGCCACGAGCTGCTGGCCGTCCACGCTGCCGGTTTCCATCCCGCTTTCCGGCCGTGACGCGCAATCCCTGCCCCCGGCCGAATCCGCGCCCTGGTGGCCGCTTTTCTCGGCGCTTCGCAGCGCCGCCCTGGCCATGCCCTCGGCCGCCTGCCCCGAACCGACCCATCCGGGCGTTCCCCGGCACGACGCCCGCCAGGACGCCGCCGGAAAGGCCGCCCCATCGTCGGACATCCCGGACTTGACGCCGCGCTTTTTCACCCCGGCCCTGGAAGTGTCGGGATTGCTCAAGGCCGCTCTGCTCGCCTTTTTGGCCGGGCTCATTCTCAATTTCATGCCCTGCGTGCTGCCCGTGGTCAGCCTCAAGCTCTCGGGGCTGCTGGCCATAAGCGGCGAGGAAGGCAAGGCCGAGCGCCGCCGCATCCTGCGCGAGCACAATTTCTTTTTCGCGCTCGGCATCGTGCTCTACTTCCTGCTTTTAAGTCTGGTGCTCGGCGCGTTCGGCCTGGCCTGGGGCGAGATGTTCCAGTCCTCGGCCCTGGCCGTGGTGGTTGCGACGGTGCTGTTCGCCTTGTCCCTAAGCCTGTTCGGGGTGTTCCACCTGCCGGTGGTGGATTTGAAGATTTCCTCGGGCGGCCGGGGCCATACCCGTCGCGGCGCGTTTCTCACCGGCATGCTGACCACGCTTTTGGCCACGCCGTGCAGCGGTCCCTTTCTGGGCGGCGTTTTGGCCTGGACCCTGCTCCAGCCGCTGCCCGTGGTCATGACCGTCTTTGCCGCCATCGGGCTCGGCATGGCCTCCCCGTACGGCGTGCTGGCGATGTGGCCCCGGCTGGTGCGCTTCCTGCCCCGGCCCGGGGCCTGGATGCAGGGGCTGGAAAAGGCCATGGCCTTCCTCCTGGCCGCGACCTGCCTCTATTTCCTGGCCCTGCTGCCCTCGCACCGCGTTCTGCCGGCCCTGCTCGCGCTTTGGGCCACGGGCCTTGGCGCGTTCATCTTCGGCAAAAGCGGCCATCTGGCCCGGGGACGCCTGCAACGGCTCGGCATGATCGCCGCCGCCCTGGTCATCACCGGCGGCGGGCTGGCCTTCGCCCTGACCTACGCCCCGGCCGCACAAGCCCAGTGGGTGGAATACACGCCCGAGGCCTTTGCCGAACGCCTGGGCAAGGACAACCTGGTTCTGGATTTCACCGCCGACTGGTGCCCGACCTGCAAGCTCCTGGAGCGCACGGTGCTGACCCCGGACCGGCTCACCTCATGGTCGGGCCAGGGCAAGGTGGTGTTCATGAAGGTGGACCTCACCCGCCAGACCCCGCCGGCCATGGCCCTGCTGCGGGCGCTCGGCAGCCAGTCCATCCCGGTGGCCGCCTTTTTCCCGGCCGGCAGCGAGGCCAAATCGCCGCTGGTCCTGCGCGACCTCTACACCGCCCGGCAGTTCGAGCAGGCGCTTGACGAGGCCTTCGGCAAGCTGACGGGCAAGCGACTCGAAGCGAAAAATCCCTGA
- a CDS encoding GNAT family N-acetyltransferase: MRVADITVEQLPALAGLYETLSRLPQDTAHMAAVFSRMDASPDYHLLGAVSGEGELVGALMGVVCLDVVGPCRPFMVVENVIVAARHRRRGVGRRLLAEIERRARARDCFYLMLVSGPGREDAQAFYTAQGYFKSAGFKKRL, from the coding sequence ATGCGCGTGGCGGACATCACGGTCGAGCAACTGCCGGCTTTGGCCGGGCTTTATGAAACCCTGTCGCGGCTGCCGCAGGATACGGCGCATATGGCCGCCGTTTTTTCCCGCATGGACGCGAGCCCCGACTACCATCTGCTCGGAGCCGTCTCCGGGGAGGGCGAACTGGTGGGCGCGCTCATGGGCGTGGTCTGCCTGGACGTGGTCGGCCCGTGCCGGCCGTTCATGGTGGTGGAAAACGTGATCGTGGCCGCGCGGCACAGGCGGCGGGGCGTGGGGCGGCGGTTGCTGGCGGAAATCGAGCGCCGGGCCAGGGCTCGGGATTGCTTCTACCTCATGCTCGTGTCCGGCCCCGGCCGGGAGGATGCCCAGGCGTTTTACACGGCCCAGGGATATTTCAAATCCGCCGGCTTCAAAAAACGCCTGTAG
- a CDS encoding D-alanyl-D-alanine carboxypeptidase family protein gives MQHSFRVFLVILAAVFSLVAAPLCGEGLALAKRSSHAAHDKDGKAAKSAKSSKTSRKKSKKPRRAKKAAAPALRESENEEGDIGVCTVPRLTVKSAMLWDMNTGGLLYEQNPDVQIPPASLTKILTLYIIFDAIRQGKLHPWDVVEVSQRAASQGGSNMRLRAGESVKVTELIKGIAVASANDACMAMAEYLENGNPDAFVNVMNDTAQRLGMTRSRFMNPNGLPADGQVTTARDMLRLASAYLEQFPKALTIHSMQFFTHNNRQRHNANALLGRYEGADGLKTGFVCASGYNIIATAKRGDTRLIGVVLGSRSAGVRLRETSKLLDKGFKIVAAQKSAKDNKVLAATPPPPPVTPALP, from the coding sequence ATGCAGCATTCCTTTCGCGTCTTCCTGGTAATCCTCGCGGCCGTTTTTTCGCTGGTGGCCGCGCCGCTTTGCGGCGAGGGCCTGGCCCTGGCCAAGCGGTCCTCCCATGCCGCGCACGACAAGGACGGCAAGGCGGCCAAGTCCGCCAAATCGTCCAAGACGTCCCGCAAGAAATCCAAGAAGCCCCGCCGGGCCAAAAAGGCCGCCGCTCCCGCCCTGCGCGAGTCCGAGAACGAGGAAGGCGATATCGGCGTGTGCACGGTGCCGCGGCTGACCGTCAAATCGGCCATGCTGTGGGACATGAACACCGGCGGACTGCTCTACGAGCAGAACCCCGACGTCCAGATCCCCCCGGCGTCCCTGACCAAGATCCTCACCCTCTATATCATTTTCGACGCCATCCGTCAGGGAAAGCTGCACCCCTGGGACGTGGTCGAGGTGTCGCAGCGCGCCGCCAGCCAGGGCGGTTCGAACATGCGCCTGCGCGCCGGCGAATCCGTCAAGGTCACGGAACTGATCAAGGGCATCGCCGTGGCCTCGGCCAATGACGCCTGCATGGCCATGGCCGAGTACCTGGAAAACGGCAATCCCGACGCCTTCGTCAACGTCATGAACGATACGGCCCAGCGCCTGGGCATGACCCGTTCCCGGTTCATGAACCCCAACGGCCTGCCGGCCGACGGGCAGGTCACCACGGCCCGGGACATGCTGCGCCTGGCCAGCGCCTATCTGGAGCAGTTCCCCAAGGCGCTGACCATCCACTCCATGCAGTTTTTCACCCACAACAACCGCCAGCGCCACAACGCCAACGCGCTGCTCGGCCGCTACGAGGGCGCGGACGGCCTCAAGACCGGCTTCGTCTGCGCCTCGGGCTACAACATCATCGCCACGGCCAAGCGCGGCGATACCCGGTTGATCGGGGTGGTCCTCGGTTCGCGCAGCGCCGGCGTGCGCCTGCGCGAGACGTCCAAGCTCCTGGACAAAGGCTTCAAGATCGTGGCCGCCCAGAAATCCGCCAAGGACAACAAGGTGCTGGCCGCCACCCCCCCGCCGCCTCCCGTCACGCCGGCGCTGCCGTAG
- a CDS encoding sensor histidine kinase translates to MESTRVVLTAAAGAKRENMTDHFDFPDIQERLQKLEEAFADHNSYQFRKTVAELRRAIKMRANAEALSRAELLDARKENERNRKQSLDLQTKLKTVVDRFEGSFTAFEKFRKAIRVVELMRGHEDLPAILDRIQDLFGLRTVSLILDAAEFASFDPPGARLADLDAMRKALSELMPGVATPGSFMCPIRDVPDPEFFFGRGFCAERKVLLLGSCFISPLRDKFGPQRLIGILSFFDSNPDRYTREKGSEFASHFADILGYTIVDITDRKKAERLREDVERMTRHDLKSPLTAVLTLPQLLRRDGNLTERQTDMLSLMQHAGYRMLNMINQSLDLYRMERGVYELTPQKVDLLPILDNIAGELHSVIEEHGLTLDILVRGEARAAGDTFVVRGEEMLLYTMLSNLVKNALEASPPGERVTVELAEGKTLAMAIKNAGAVPQQIRATFFEKYATAGKKDGTGLGTYGAKLIAETHGGKIAMHTSEAAGTAVTVFFPKPRAAKAQAAPEPRTAVNAGD, encoded by the coding sequence ATGGAGTCTACACGAGTGGTTCTTACGGCGGCGGCCGGCGCTAAGCGCGAAAACATGACCGATCATTTCGACTTTCCCGATATCCAGGAACGCCTGCAAAAGCTCGAAGAGGCTTTTGCCGACCACAATTCCTACCAGTTCCGCAAGACCGTGGCCGAATTGCGCCGGGCGATCAAGATGCGGGCCAATGCCGAGGCGCTGTCCCGGGCCGAACTGCTCGACGCCCGCAAGGAAAACGAGCGCAACCGCAAGCAAAGCCTGGATCTGCAAACCAAGCTCAAGACCGTGGTCGACCGCTTCGAAGGCAGCTTCACCGCCTTCGAGAAGTTCCGCAAGGCCATCCGCGTGGTGGAACTCATGCGCGGCCACGAGGACCTGCCCGCCATCCTGGACCGCATCCAGGACCTCTTCGGCCTGCGCACGGTCAGCCTCATCCTCGACGCGGCCGAGTTCGCCTCCTTCGACCCGCCCGGAGCCCGGCTGGCCGACCTGGACGCCATGCGCAAGGCCCTGTCCGAACTCATGCCCGGGGTCGCCACGCCCGGCTCCTTCATGTGCCCCATACGCGACGTGCCGGACCCGGAATTCTTCTTCGGCCGGGGCTTTTGCGCCGAGCGCAAGGTGCTTCTGCTCGGGTCCTGCTTCATCTCGCCCCTGCGCGACAAGTTCGGCCCCCAGCGCCTGATCGGCATCCTGAGCTTCTTCGATTCCAACCCCGACCGCTACACCCGCGAGAAGGGCTCGGAATTCGCCTCCCATTTCGCCGACATCCTCGGCTACACCATCGTCGACATCACGGACCGCAAAAAGGCCGAACGCCTGCGCGAGGACGTGGAGCGCATGACCCGCCACGACCTCAAGTCGCCGCTGACCGCCGTGCTCACCCTGCCCCAGCTTCTGCGCCGCGACGGCAACCTGACCGAGCGCCAGACCGACATGCTGAGCCTCATGCAGCACGCCGGCTACCGCATGCTCAACATGATCAACCAGTCCCTGGACCTCTACCGCATGGAGCGCGGCGTCTACGAACTGACGCCGCAAAAGGTGGACCTGCTCCCCATCCTCGACAACATCGCCGGGGAACTCCACAGCGTCATCGAGGAGCACGGCCTGACCCTGGACATCCTGGTGCGCGGCGAGGCGCGCGCCGCCGGGGACACGTTCGTCGTGCGCGGCGAGGAAATGCTCCTTTACACCATGCTCTCGAACCTGGTGAAAAACGCCTTGGAAGCCTCCCCGCCCGGGGAACGCGTGACCGTGGAGCTGGCCGAAGGCAAGACCCTCGCCATGGCGATCAAGAACGCCGGCGCGGTGCCGCAGCAGATCCGGGCCACCTTTTTCGAAAAATACGCCACGGCCGGGAAAAAGGACGGCACCGGGCTCGGCACCTACGGCGCGAAGCTCATCGCCGAAACCCACGGCGGCAAAATCGCCATGCACACCTCCGAGGCCGCCGGCACCGCCGTCACCGTCTTCTTCCCCAAACCCCGCGCCGCCAAGGCCCAGGCCGCGCCGGAACCCCGCACCGCCGTCAACGCCGGCGATTAG